From Mus pahari unplaced genomic scaffold, PAHARI_EIJ_v1.1 scaffold_8293_1, whole genome shotgun sequence:
GACTTTCAAAAGTGCAATGGACCTCATAGTATAATCTGTTCTGCTGATTCAATCAACAAACATACTCTAGTATTCATTTTTGCTAATTTTCACAAGACATGGCAATATGATTTAATTCtgtattgaaattttgatgaagAGTATGAGTTAATACTAGGAAAccaattaaaatatacaattcaaATACTTAAATCAGATTAGACTTTATTCCTTATCATGACCAAACTGTGTCTGGGTAAAATAGAGTAATGACTTGTAAGAACAAGGGGTCCAAAAGATGGAAAACACAAAGAAGTGATGCGGGTAATATTCACCAGCCACCAGGTGTGATTATACAAAAGAGCAAGGCAGCCTTGTAAGACAGAGGAGACAGTATAAAATGCCAAAAAGGTAGACACCAGGACCAGAATATTCTGGGTGGCTATGGATTCTGGAGAGTTTCTGCGGAAAACATGATGGCTGTGGATGTGTTTAACCCTTTGCTTGTGTTTGTACAGAATGACAATCATGGAACTACTGGACCAGGCAATGAGCACAGAAAAGAAGATTTCAGGGCACGTCACCAATGCTGCATAGATCAAGTCATTGATTTCATCACGTCCTGCAGTGGAACAGTATTCAAAATCTCGGTTTCTTGTCATATTTTTGCTATTCCTTTTGACAATTATAtatgcaaagaaaatgaaatttataatcaTGGACAAGACCCATAAAAGGGAAGTGGAGCAGCTAATGTACTCTGCAGCTTTCATCTTTTGATCCTTACAGCAGGATTTCCTGTGACTGATGGTGATGGCCTGGAAGATACTCAAGAGACAGGTGGTGCTAATGGACACACTCCGGCCAACTCTTTGAATGTACAAAACCAATGTGCATCCAACatcatttaaaaactgtttcaTCCCAAATGCTGCCAATGTGTGGGGTACTCCTTTAGAGAGAACTATCAAGGCATTTGATCCCATTAGGTGCATGAGAATCCAATCTGTTGTCTTTAGTGTATGTTctatataatcaaatatatagTAGATAAGAAGTGAGacatttcccagaattccaattgttatttgcaataataaaataattttgatgatCATATTCCAGAATTCCATTCTGTGTTGgacatgattttcttttcatgaTGGCCACACCTATTTCCTCTGatcaaaatgaatgaaatgtaTTAATAATCTGAACACTTACTGAGAGGCTAAATCAGAAGGGTCCTTAAAGCTCAGGTATACCATAACATCATAGAGTTTAGTCTATGTATTATATGTACTGTATCAATATATTCTTAAAGTTTTTCAACTatcatataatttataatatatacttacatacaataCAATATTGTAAGATTGCTGAAGGTTTTAGGACACAGCTATGACTTGGAAAGATGCCTTCATAATCACTCAGTGAGAAGCAATAAAAAGAGATAACTAGCACTAATAAGCATAATCTAAGTCTataaatatatatccatattttCTAGTAATGGTATagggaaatttaattttaatgaaaatgaacaacTTCTTACATATCAATTCTTGAAGTAAATTTCATCTAATAAATTGAATGGTGGGTAATGAAAAATTAATTCCATTCagaacagaatgtgtgtgtgtgtgtgtgtgtgtgtgtgtgtgtgtgtgtgtgtgtgtgNNNNNNNNNNNagagagagagagagagagagagacagagagagagagagagagagagagaaacacagagaaacagagacagaaagacagagagacagagaaagatggagtgtgttctgtgtgtgtgtgtgtgtgtgtgtatgtgtgtgtatgtgtgtgatagaTAAGAAATTTCTATTAACATCATAAATCACATTTAAATTATGGTTCAAGTGACAGCATAAATATTAAGTTATGACAGCTTTTATGGAATATCACagcacatagacacaaacacatatgcacattgaGTTCTGTGCTGTTAGATATCTGGGGACAACCTGTGTGGTGAAATCTCCCAGCAACTGGACCAGGGCATGTCCCTAAAGCTACTGTAGATCTGTGAAATTCGTTTCCCTCACTGGTtttcttgtctggcctcagtagaagaggatttgcctagccctgcagagccTTGATGTGCCAGGATTGGGGTAATACCAGTGGGGTAGCACACCTTTTCAGATGTGAAGAGGAAGTAAGAATGGACCATGACCAggttataaagtgaataaataaataaataaataaatggaaaaatttatGTGTAATCACCATGTACCACTCAAAAACTACAGtggaaatggaggaaaagaaggcAGTAAATTAATCAGTCTCTCCATGCAGTGCAGTTGGAGAAAGTTCTCAAGACTTCTTACCTGAGAGTGAAGTTGtcagaaaattctttttaaatc
This genomic window contains:
- the LOC110315734 gene encoding vomeronasal type-1 receptor 4-like, whose protein sequence is MEFWNMIIKIILLLQITIGILGNVSLLIYYIFDYIEHTLKTTDWILMHLMGSNALIVLSKGVPHTLAAFGMKQFLNDVGCTLVLYIQRVGRSVSISTTCLLSIFQAITISHRKSCCKDQKMKAAEYISCSTSLLWVLSMIINFIFFAYIIVKRNSKNMTRNRDFEYCSTAGRDEINDLIYAALVTCPEIFFSVLIAWSSSSMIVILYKHKQRVKHIHSHHVFRRNSPESIATQNILVLVSTFLAFYTVSSVLQGCLALLYNHTWWLVNITRITSLCFPSFGPLVLTSHYSILPRHSLVMIRNKV